A single genomic interval of Streptomyces graminofaciens harbors:
- the frr gene encoding ribosome recycling factor — protein MIEETLLEAEEKMEKAVVVAKDDFAAIRTGRAHPAMFNKIVADYYGALTPINQLASFSVPEPRMAVVTPFDKTALRNIEQAIRDSDLGVNPSNDGNIIRVVFPELTEERRRDYIKVAKTKAEDAKVSIRSVRRKAKDGIDKLVKDGEVGEDEGRRAEKELDDTTAKYVAQVDELLKHKEAELLEV, from the coding sequence GTGATCGAAGAGACCCTCCTCGAGGCCGAGGAGAAGATGGAGAAGGCCGTCGTGGTCGCCAAGGACGACTTCGCCGCGATCCGCACCGGTCGTGCGCACCCGGCGATGTTCAACAAGATCGTGGCCGACTACTACGGCGCGCTGACGCCGATCAACCAGCTGGCCTCGTTCTCGGTGCCGGAGCCGCGCATGGCCGTGGTGACCCCGTTCGACAAGACCGCGCTGCGCAACATCGAGCAGGCGATCCGCGACTCCGACCTGGGCGTCAACCCGAGCAACGACGGCAACATCATCCGAGTGGTGTTCCCCGAGCTGACCGAGGAGCGCCGCCGCGACTACATCAAGGTCGCCAAGACCAAGGCCGAGGACGCCAAGGTCTCCATCCGGTCCGTCCGCCGCAAGGCCAAGGACGGCATCGACAAGCTCGTCAAGGACGGCGAGGTCGGTGAGGACGAGGGCCGCCGTGCGGAGAAGGAGCTCGACGACACCACCGCGAAGTACGTCGCCCAGGTGGACGAGCTGCTCAAGCACAAGGAAGCGGAGCTCCTCGAGGTCTGA